The following proteins are co-located in the Brevibacillus laterosporus DSM 25 genome:
- a CDS encoding PilZ domain-containing protein, with amino-acid sequence MGEDKQLVRGTIVHVSRENESVALKDAMIEYQKGDYLLLSCILDQANPTFLGCILHVRFNEGQEYRAYEVYTEKIAWPVVIMGLLPVRIESVVEGSKQQKGQTSSSVVSSHDANRQAILAKLKGSKQEASALTNNQSGDRENQAQQLVKPDFIINVPYKRMGAKPNEELGEGVLLSFSEKELHVGTDGYLAKGDFVNLSFVIPRTKTEVVAMTKVIQKRFDNNITIVMLSITDVDPAQHAELVAYHKTMLS; translated from the coding sequence ATGGGGGAAGACAAACAGCTTGTACGCGGTACCATTGTACACGTATCACGTGAAAATGAATCCGTTGCTCTAAAGGATGCTATGATAGAGTATCAGAAGGGAGACTATTTGTTACTCTCTTGTATTTTAGATCAGGCGAATCCTACTTTTTTGGGTTGTATTCTTCATGTGCGTTTCAATGAAGGTCAGGAGTATCGAGCCTACGAGGTATATACAGAAAAAATCGCATGGCCGGTTGTTATTATGGGACTACTGCCTGTACGCATAGAATCAGTAGTTGAGGGATCGAAGCAGCAGAAAGGGCAAACCTCTTCCTCTGTTGTAAGTTCTCATGATGCTAATCGTCAAGCTATCCTAGCGAAATTAAAGGGAAGTAAGCAAGAAGCATCCGCTCTCACGAATAACCAGTCTGGTGATCGAGAAAATCAGGCACAACAATTGGTTAAGCCTGACTTTATTATTAATGTTCCCTACAAGCGAATGGGAGCTAAACCAAATGAAGAGCTGGGAGAGGGAGTACTCCTAAGCTTCTCAGAAAAGGAGCTTCATGTAGGAACAGATGGTTATTTGGCAAAGGGGGATTTTGTTAATCTCTCGTTTGTAATTCCACGTACGAAAACGGAAGTAGTAGCCATGACGAAAGTAATTCAAAAACGGTTTGATAATAATATCACAATTGTTATGCTCTCTATCACAGATGTCGATCCTGCTCAGCATGCTGAGTTAGTCGCCTATCACAAGACGATGTTATCTTAA
- a CDS encoding ACT domain-containing protein yields MSKRDEKFYLIRADILPESIAKTIEVKKLLESGEIDTVNEAVERVGLSRSAFYKYKDAIFPFNAMMSEKIMTVSLTLEHRSGILSKVLQFVAEKGGNVLTINQTIPLQGIANVAMSVDMAQLHMPTTEFLDLLEKLHGVRKAMIVGRG; encoded by the coding sequence ATGAGTAAACGAGATGAAAAATTCTATTTAATTAGAGCGGACATCCTCCCAGAATCGATCGCGAAGACGATTGAAGTTAAAAAATTGTTGGAATCAGGTGAAATCGATACGGTAAATGAAGCGGTCGAACGGGTTGGGCTTAGTCGTAGCGCTTTTTATAAATACAAAGATGCGATTTTCCCTTTCAACGCTATGATGAGTGAAAAAATTATGACCGTCAGTCTTACTCTCGAGCATCGTTCTGGAATTTTATCGAAAGTATTGCAATTCGTGGCAGAAAAGGGCGGGAATGTACTGACAATCAATCAAACCATTCCATTACAAGGGATTGCCAATGTGGCGATGTCAGTGGATATGGCACAGCTACATATGCCAACAACGGAGTTTTTAGATTTACTTGAAAAGTTACATGGGGTGCGCAAGGCGATGATCGTGGGTAGAGGATAA
- a CDS encoding homoserine dehydrogenase, with protein MDKKQVKVGLMGLGTVGTGVVRIVDAHQEDLFNQTGLSIEIHKILVQDKEKARTVAVDQSKITTNADDLLADPDIDVIVEVIGGIQPTKDYLLKALAQGKNVVTANKDLMALHGAELLHKAQEKKCDVLYEASVAGGIPILRALVEGFSSDRITKMMGIVNGTTNYIMTKMSKEGAEYREVLAEAQALGYAESDPTADVEGFDAARKMAILSTLGFRVPMNLEDVQVRGISKVSKEDIAYGKKLGYEVKLLGIARRDDDEIEVSVQPTMVHKSHPLASVNGVFNAVYVHGEAVGETMFYGPGAGEMPTATAVVSDLITVVKNMKLGVNGRGTVAPYKEKKLKTDDKKFSKYFMRLIVADKRGVLAQITNLLAEKDVSLDQVIQQPYQDSGQSEIVMVTHTASKFNVASVLQTLEGMDVINEIKSYYQVEGIDKEAGAVHNE; from the coding sequence ATGGATAAAAAGCAGGTAAAAGTAGGTTTGATGGGACTTGGAACAGTGGGAACAGGTGTGGTTCGGATTGTGGATGCACATCAGGAGGATTTGTTTAACCAAACGGGTCTGAGTATTGAAATCCATAAGATTCTGGTACAAGACAAAGAAAAAGCCCGAACTGTAGCAGTCGATCAGTCGAAAATTACCACCAATGCGGATGATCTATTAGCAGACCCGGATATCGATGTCATTGTTGAGGTGATTGGTGGCATACAGCCTACAAAGGATTATCTGCTAAAGGCCCTTGCACAAGGAAAAAATGTAGTAACGGCAAATAAGGACTTAATGGCGTTGCACGGAGCAGAGCTACTGCATAAAGCACAAGAAAAAAAATGCGATGTTTTATATGAAGCGAGTGTTGCTGGAGGAATCCCTATTCTTCGTGCTTTGGTGGAAGGTTTTTCCTCTGATAGAATCACTAAAATGATGGGGATTGTGAATGGTACGACTAACTATATCATGACTAAAATGAGCAAAGAAGGGGCTGAGTATCGGGAAGTTTTGGCTGAAGCTCAAGCCCTTGGATATGCAGAGTCTGATCCGACTGCCGATGTAGAAGGATTTGATGCTGCTAGAAAGATGGCCATCCTCTCTACACTAGGCTTCCGTGTTCCGATGAATTTAGAAGATGTACAGGTAAGAGGAATTAGCAAAGTTAGTAAAGAGGATATTGCTTACGGTAAAAAATTAGGCTACGAAGTAAAGCTACTTGGTATTGCGCGTCGCGATGATGACGAGATTGAAGTGAGTGTACAACCTACAATGGTTCATAAGTCTCACCCATTAGCTTCTGTGAATGGCGTGTTTAATGCGGTGTATGTACATGGTGAAGCGGTGGGAGAAACGATGTTCTATGGTCCTGGAGCTGGTGAGATGCCAACAGCGACAGCAGTTGTTTCTGATCTGATCACCGTTGTAAAAAATATGAAATTAGGTGTTAATGGACGTGGAACAGTGGCCCCCTATAAAGAGAAAAAACTAAAGACTGATGATAAGAAATTCTCGAAATACTTTATGCGTCTAATCGTTGCAGATAAGCGCGGAGTACTTGCTCAAATTACAAACCTTTTAGCAGAGAAAGATGTTAGTTTAGATCAGGTGATTCAGCAGCCGTATCAAGATAGCGGCCAATCCGAAATTGTAATGGTTACACATACTGCCTCCAAATTTAATGTTGCATCCGTACTACAAACATTAGAGGGCATGGATGTGATTAACGAAATTAAAAGTTACTATCAAGTGGAAGGCATAGATAAGGAAGCAGGTGCTGTTCATAATGAGTAA
- the thrC gene encoding threonine synthase yields MSKHRLGIIAQYKEFLPVSENTPLLTLHEGNTPLVHAARLSEEWGVELYFKYEGLNPTGSFKDRGMVMAVAKAVEEGSSTIMCASTGNTSAAAAAYAARAGLRCIVLIPDGNIALGKLAQAIAYGAEVISINGNFDEALRIVQQITKEEPITLVNSVNPYRIEGQKTASFEICDRLGEAPDILAIPVGNAGNITAYWKGFKEYKGAGNITSLPKMYGFQAAGSAPLVLGHPVEQPETIATAIRIGNPASKEGALQALKESDGRIESVTDEEILEAYQLLAKKEGIFCEPASAASFAGIIKLRRMGQLEQGVRIVCVLTGHGLKDPSIAIKTIANEPVKVPATREAVMELIKK; encoded by the coding sequence ATGAGTAAGCATAGACTAGGGATTATTGCACAGTATAAAGAATTTTTGCCCGTATCAGAAAATACACCTCTTTTGACCTTGCATGAAGGAAATACACCATTGGTCCATGCAGCCCGCTTGTCTGAAGAATGGGGAGTTGAACTCTACTTTAAATATGAGGGGTTAAATCCAACCGGGTCTTTTAAAGACCGAGGCATGGTGATGGCAGTTGCCAAAGCAGTGGAAGAGGGAAGCAGTACCATTATGTGCGCCTCGACCGGTAATACATCTGCTGCTGCTGCTGCTTATGCAGCTCGTGCAGGATTACGTTGTATTGTATTAATTCCAGATGGTAACATTGCACTTGGAAAATTGGCTCAAGCAATTGCTTATGGAGCAGAAGTGATTTCAATTAATGGAAATTTTGATGAGGCTTTACGTATTGTCCAACAAATTACAAAAGAAGAACCAATTACGTTAGTTAATTCGGTAAATCCATACAGAATTGAAGGGCAAAAAACAGCTTCATTTGAAATTTGTGATCGCTTAGGAGAAGCTCCCGATATTTTAGCAATCCCAGTTGGAAATGCAGGTAATATCACAGCTTATTGGAAGGGATTTAAAGAATATAAAGGTGCTGGAAACATTACCTCCCTGCCAAAAATGTATGGTTTTCAAGCAGCAGGATCAGCACCACTTGTCTTAGGTCATCCTGTAGAACAGCCTGAAACGATTGCAACAGCAATTCGTATTGGTAATCCTGCTAGTAAAGAAGGAGCCTTACAGGCATTGAAGGAATCAGATGGACGCATAGAGAGCGTGACAGACGAGGAAATTTTAGAAGCGTACCAGCTTTTAGCTAAAAAGGAGGGAATCTTCTGTGAGCCAGCCTCCGCAGCTTCCTTTGCAGGTATCATTAAGTTACGTCGGATGGGACAGTTGGAACAAGGAGTCCGTATTGTTTGCGTCTTAACTGGTCACGGGTTAAAAGATCCGAGCATTGCGATTAAGACAATTGCTAATGAGCCAGTGAAAGTACCTGCGACAAGAGAAGCTGTCATGGAACTGATCAAAAAGTAA
- the thrB gene encoding homoserine kinase has product MSKQRVTVRVPASTANLGAGFDTIGLAFQLYTTITMSIADQTTIRLVGSELASLPQDKTNLLYKVAAFLFEKASLPAPELSIEVETEVPLTRGLGSSAAAVVGALVAANTLAGKPYTDEQLFTIASRWEGHPDNVGASQFGGLIVSALPDNEDEQVPYAKFSVPERLKTLVVIPDFELPTHQARKALPDQYSREDAVYNISRASLLIAAFAQDRLDLLATAMQDRLHQPYRTALVPGLSEIVEKAKDYGALGAALSGAGPTILCFFENDQVEQKLVQFIEQVMLKNQLSYSTMVLLPDDNGVIIDTSPVYTA; this is encoded by the coding sequence ATGTCTAAGCAGAGAGTAACAGTGAGAGTACCAGCTAGCACAGCCAATCTGGGGGCTGGTTTTGATACAATCGGTCTTGCTTTCCAACTTTACACAACCATAACCATGAGCATTGCCGACCAGACTACGATTCGATTAGTGGGATCAGAACTAGCTAGCTTGCCCCAAGATAAAACCAATCTACTTTACAAAGTGGCGGCCTTCTTATTTGAGAAGGCCTCGCTTCCTGCACCTGAATTATCTATTGAAGTAGAGACGGAAGTCCCCTTGACTAGAGGGCTTGGCAGTAGTGCCGCAGCAGTTGTAGGAGCTTTGGTAGCAGCAAACACCCTTGCAGGTAAGCCGTATACGGATGAACAGCTATTTACGATAGCTAGCCGTTGGGAAGGGCATCCAGATAATGTAGGTGCCTCGCAATTTGGTGGTCTAATCGTTTCAGCTTTACCAGATAATGAAGATGAGCAAGTCCCCTATGCTAAATTTTCGGTTCCTGAGCGGTTGAAGACACTGGTAGTTATTCCTGATTTTGAATTACCTACTCATCAAGCAAGGAAAGCATTGCCTGATCAATATTCCCGTGAAGATGCTGTTTATAATATTTCACGCGCAAGTTTATTGATTGCTGCGTTTGCTCAAGACCGGTTAGATTTATTAGCTACTGCTATGCAGGATCGCTTACATCAACCTTATCGTACAGCTTTAGTTCCTGGTCTATCTGAGATTGTGGAAAAAGCTAAAGATTATGGTGCCCTAGGAGCGGCCTTGTCAGGAGCAGGACCAACCATTCTCTGCTTTTTTGAAAATGATCAAGTGGAGCAGAAACTGGTACAGTTTATTGAACAAGTCATGCTGAAGAATCAATTAAGCTATTCTACCATGGTGCTCCTTCCTGATGATAATGGTGTAATTATTGACACAAGCCCTGTATATACAGCATAA
- the pheA gene encoding prephenate dehydratase, translating into MGRMLAFLGPSGTFTEEAVRHLPIQEELSTKPYVSILDVLEAVYTNQTDFGVVPIENSIEGTVNLTMDGLIHGENLPILAELAMPITQHLLMAIRPEPLPLQQITKVLSHSHAIAQCRLFLQKYLPHVEIEYTNSTALAAKLVSEQPDQPWAAIGTRLNTEIYPLSFAQESIQDYANNFTRFVLLGKSQLDLPVSDKYKTTILVTLPEDYSGALYQVLAAFAWRKLNLSRIESRPTKKGLGSYHFVLDIVQSMDSVLMPGAFAEIEALGCQVRVLGSYPVFAYRGIGEKN; encoded by the coding sequence ATGGGGAGAATGCTAGCTTTTTTAGGACCATCTGGCACATTTACAGAGGAGGCAGTACGTCATTTGCCAATTCAAGAGGAGCTTTCAACTAAGCCATACGTAAGCATTCTTGATGTGCTAGAAGCAGTTTATACTAATCAGACCGATTTTGGTGTGGTACCCATTGAGAATTCTATTGAAGGAACGGTTAATTTAACAATGGATGGCTTGATACATGGGGAGAACTTACCTATTTTAGCGGAATTAGCTATGCCGATCACACAGCATTTGTTAATGGCAATTAGGCCGGAACCTCTACCCCTACAACAGATTACAAAGGTTTTATCTCATTCGCATGCCATCGCTCAGTGCCGCTTGTTCCTACAAAAATATTTGCCACACGTAGAGATTGAATATACCAACAGTACGGCTTTGGCCGCTAAACTGGTAAGTGAACAACCAGACCAACCATGGGCAGCTATAGGAACGAGATTAAATACTGAGATATATCCGCTTTCTTTCGCTCAAGAGAGCATTCAGGATTATGCTAACAATTTTACAAGATTTGTGTTACTGGGAAAAAGTCAGTTAGATTTACCTGTATCTGATAAGTACAAAACAACTATTTTGGTCACATTACCAGAAGATTATTCAGGTGCACTATATCAGGTATTGGCAGCATTCGCCTGGCGTAAATTGAATTTGTCTCGCATTGAGTCACGGCCTACGAAAAAAGGTCTGGGTAGCTATCATTTTGTATTGGATATTGTACAGAGTATGGATTCAGTTTTAATGCCGGGTGCTTTTGCGGAGATAGAAGCATTAGGGTGTCAGGTTCGTGTGCTGGGTAGCTATCCCGTGTTTGCCTATAGGGGTATAGGTGAAAAGAATTGA
- the ilvE gene encoding branched-chain-amino-acid transaminase yields the protein MTQQLIYLNGKFVEKENAKISVYDHGFLYGDGIFEGIRVYNGNVFRLQEHIERLYESALSIMLVIPMKIEEMMDAVVETVRKNELRDAYIRLVISRGDGDLGLDPRSCKKANIVIIVEQLRLFPQELYETGLKIVTVPTRRNKPDALNPKIKSLNYLNNVMVRMEASMAGVSEALMLNSEGYVTEGSGDNIFLVKKGVIYTPPTYLGALDGITRQAIMDIARELGYVIKEEPFTRHDVYIADEVFLTGTAAEVISVSEVDARIIRDGKPGPVTKQLLEEFRRYVQEDGVKVYE from the coding sequence ATGACGCAGCAGTTGATCTACTTAAACGGTAAATTTGTAGAAAAAGAAAATGCGAAAATTTCTGTCTATGATCATGGCTTCTTGTATGGCGATGGAATTTTTGAAGGCATTCGTGTTTATAATGGTAATGTATTCCGCCTGCAAGAGCATATCGAACGTTTATATGAATCCGCACTATCCATCATGCTCGTTATTCCAATGAAGATTGAAGAAATGATGGATGCCGTAGTCGAAACCGTTAGAAAAAATGAACTGCGTGATGCCTATATACGTCTTGTGATCTCGCGCGGCGATGGGGATTTAGGTCTTGATCCTCGGAGCTGTAAGAAGGCAAATATTGTTATTATTGTTGAACAACTGCGACTCTTTCCGCAAGAATTATATGAGACTGGATTAAAAATTGTGACAGTTCCAACACGACGAAACAAACCAGACGCATTGAATCCAAAGATCAAATCCTTGAACTATTTGAACAACGTGATGGTTCGTATGGAAGCTAGCATGGCTGGTGTTAGTGAAGCGTTAATGCTTAATAGTGAAGGCTATGTAACAGAAGGTTCCGGTGATAATATTTTTCTTGTAAAAAAAGGTGTCATTTATACTCCTCCTACATACTTAGGGGCATTGGATGGAATTACACGTCAAGCGATTATGGATATCGCTAGGGAACTAGGTTATGTGATTAAAGAAGAACCTTTCACTCGTCATGATGTCTATATCGCTGATGAAGTATTCCTGACAGGAACAGCAGCAGAGGTGATCTCAGTATCTGAGGTGGATGCACGGATCATTCGTGATGGAAAACCGGGTCCTGTTACGAAACAATTATTGGAAGAATTCCGTCGTTATGTCCAAGAAGACGGTGTTAAAGTATACGAATAA
- the safA gene encoding SafA/ExsA family spore coat assembly protein has translation MKIHIVQKGDTMWKIAKKYGVDFQELLNLNKSTIKNPDKIMPGMKVKIPTGMPRRPGMEQRPEKERPMKERPVPHVPRKEMPIPPAYESPEMMESPVIPQPEEIVPPPVAPVPAPKQEQPPVMPVPPKERPRRLPIPPLKEMPKRPIPIPIPIPVPKPVPVPKPIPVPKPIPVPKPVPVPKPMPFPPKKEMPRRMPQPPLQPQPLPPIQPPIQRPMPLPHPPMYQVPISPPTCIPMYPPVVIPCPPCPPCPACPPCPPYVQPSYPDYSSTTSSPHCPDQTTSPSPSSTSCTEHSGQPHHRPKGEDSYSCHESSASNTYKWGEYDCTSEHKPAHPYPGYHQPIHPYPPVYPVTPMPRPYPAPKMRPYPQMKPYPEATPYPQMKPYPQVEPCPQVQPYPHSSSHMYGHHTHHMPANPSLPRPEMWPKWDKGHEESSFTSC, from the coding sequence GTGAAGATCCATATCGTACAAAAAGGGGACACCATGTGGAAAATCGCTAAGAAATATGGTGTCGACTTTCAGGAACTATTGAACCTAAATAAATCAACAATAAAAAATCCGGATAAAATTATGCCTGGTATGAAAGTAAAAATTCCAACTGGTATGCCTAGAAGACCAGGAATGGAACAGAGACCTGAAAAGGAAAGACCGATGAAAGAAAGACCAGTACCCCATGTGCCAAGAAAGGAGATGCCGATACCTCCAGCCTATGAATCACCAGAGATGATGGAGTCTCCAGTTATACCACAGCCAGAAGAAATTGTGCCACCTCCTGTTGCACCTGTACCTGCACCGAAACAAGAACAGCCACCAGTAATGCCAGTTCCTCCTAAGGAAAGACCGAGAAGATTACCGATCCCACCTTTAAAAGAGATGCCAAAGCGACCAATTCCAATTCCAATACCAATCCCTGTACCAAAACCAGTCCCTGTACCAAAGCCAATCCCTGTACCAAAACCAATTCCTGTACCAAAACCAGTTCCTGTACCAAAGCCTATGCCGTTCCCACCAAAGAAAGAAATGCCAAGAAGGATGCCGCAGCCACCGTTACAACCACAGCCACTGCCACCGATACAGCCGCCAATACAAAGACCGATGCCATTACCACATCCACCTATGTATCAAGTACCTATTTCACCACCAACATGCATTCCAATGTATCCACCAGTTGTAATACCTTGCCCACCTTGCCCACCTTGCCCAGCTTGCCCACCTTGCCCACCTTATGTTCAACCAAGTTATCCAGACTATTCTTCAACTACTTCTAGCCCACATTGCCCAGATCAGACTACGAGTCCAAGTCCTTCTAGCACTAGCTGCACGGAGCATAGCGGTCAGCCGCATCATCGACCAAAAGGAGAAGATAGCTACTCATGTCATGAAAGTAGTGCTTCCAATACTTATAAATGGGGAGAGTATGATTGTACTTCAGAACATAAGCCTGCTCATCCTTACCCAGGGTACCATCAACCGATTCATCCTTATCCACCTGTTTATCCAGTGACTCCAATGCCCCGGCCATATCCGGCACCCAAAATGCGACCATATCCGCAAATGAAGCCGTATCCGGAGGCTACGCCATACCCACAAATGAAGCCGTACCCGCAGGTCGAACCATGCCCGCAAGTCCAGCCATACCCACATTCTTCTTCACATATGTATGGACATCACACCCATCACATGCCTGCCAATCCCAGTTTACCGCGTCCCGAAATGTGGCCTAAATGGGATAAAGGTCATGAAGAATCTTCGTTTACGTCCTGCTGA
- a CDS encoding phosphotransferase: MKALEKAFRCQIYGIKPQRSVFSVRTDRGAWIVKGYVEEEKALWVTHLADVLQEQGFYNTVKYVANSYGQKVQPIGERFYTVMKEINGRDATYTNVGDIKKSATALARFHLTAEGFPTSPFLSEMEIRKPPLLEKWERRLEQFQRISKRISLRGPQNRFEVMVQSMAKEIKREGQEVIQVAYQMPISQQMEQAHYYGTLAHRDVASHNFLIKESGSCYLIDLDTVAPDMQIVDIVQIASRMLFLHEYDKRVYHQAIESYHKIKHLSDDEIQIIHHLLRYPDNPLREITGIYNKLPGYRIKSVTHLLQLERKLKRERRRFFKESYF; this comes from the coding sequence TTGAAAGCGTTAGAAAAAGCGTTTCGCTGCCAAATATATGGAATTAAACCACAACGGAGCGTTTTTTCTGTTCGCACCGATCGAGGGGCATGGATTGTCAAAGGGTATGTGGAAGAAGAGAAGGCCTTATGGGTTACACATTTAGCTGACGTACTACAAGAACAAGGTTTTTATAATACCGTGAAATACGTAGCGAACTCCTATGGACAAAAAGTGCAACCGATTGGAGAACGATTCTACACTGTGATGAAGGAAATAAATGGTAGAGATGCTACTTATACGAATGTAGGAGATATTAAAAAATCAGCGACTGCATTGGCGAGGTTTCATCTAACTGCGGAGGGATTTCCCACTTCCCCTTTTTTGTCCGAGATGGAAATTAGGAAACCGCCTCTTTTAGAGAAATGGGAGAGGAGACTGGAACAATTTCAGCGTATCTCAAAACGAATTTCTTTACGTGGTCCACAAAATCGTTTTGAAGTTATGGTTCAAAGCATGGCTAAAGAGATTAAGAGAGAAGGTCAGGAAGTAATACAGGTAGCTTATCAAATGCCAATTAGCCAACAGATGGAGCAGGCCCATTATTATGGCACCTTAGCCCATCGAGATGTAGCTAGTCACAACTTTTTAATTAAGGAATCGGGCAGTTGTTACTTAATTGATCTAGATACCGTAGCTCCTGATATGCAGATTGTAGATATAGTTCAGATAGCAAGTCGCATGCTGTTTTTGCATGAGTACGATAAGCGTGTTTATCATCAGGCAATCGAATCTTATCACAAGATTAAGCATCTATCTGATGATGAAATTCAAATTATTCATCATTTACTCCGTTACCCAGATAATCCCTTGCGTGAGATTACAGGTATCTATAATAAGCTCCCAGGCTACCGAATAAAAAGTGTCACGCACCTATTGCAACTGGAGCGAAAATTAAAACGTGAACGTAGAAGGTTCTTTAAAGAAAGCTATTTTTAA
- a CDS encoding glycerophosphoryl diester phosphodiesterase membrane domain-containing protein — MNLFKYAWKTLKYSFWNILLFEIMYRLFTIIIVIPFLSVVLKNLIQQSGYTYAANENLLYFFLTEYGILASVLLMIFSVLIIFYEFAVLILLIYYAGKEQKVHLRFVLRKALSPLQALFTFSLPVFALYLLLLRPLMKLGVSSTLLPTLAIPNFITGELFKMEYGVYLYIGVLLLVFCINIRWMFALPIIVLEEKSFWRAAKKSGEIVKKNLGRIVIVALFTIAGLFLLFLSVDGVSELLYRLSTSTSNSYLAALGAIAYTHLIYIFAIFLTPLMLSIMTWFYIRKAGEEEIRVMDDPHVCPDKHPTFVKRHKYKLLISYMAIVSVVIIAVVNFLYVFPAFEHKPITMAHRGATEKGVENTLEAIQGAIDAHADYAEIDILQTKDKQLVVIHDINLSRLAGINKHVYEMTLAELREVTLQQGRYSGKISTLDEVIKFAKNKIKLNIEVKLHGYEQEKDVITSLLRILKENKFETECVIQSLHDTVVYNVKRTNPNLQVGFVLFANRTGLKDLPGDFFVMEEYMLNKSVLKEAKSLNKAVYVWTANSYESIYTFLKMGVDGVITDYPEYVHEAIWQITQEHKQYGPFRVATETMESMFEKFIRIE; from the coding sequence ATGAATTTATTTAAATACGCTTGGAAGACGTTGAAGTATTCTTTTTGGAATATCTTGTTGTTTGAAATTATGTACCGTTTATTTACTATCATAATTGTAATTCCATTCTTATCAGTAGTTTTGAAAAACTTAATTCAACAGAGTGGGTATACCTATGCTGCAAATGAGAATCTCTTGTACTTTTTTCTTACTGAGTATGGAATATTAGCCAGTGTGCTGTTGATGATATTTTCTGTTTTGATCATTTTTTATGAATTTGCTGTATTAATCCTACTGATCTATTACGCGGGTAAAGAACAGAAAGTGCATTTACGTTTTGTGTTACGTAAGGCGTTGTCACCATTGCAAGCACTTTTTACTTTTTCTTTGCCTGTTTTTGCCCTCTATCTATTGTTATTGCGTCCTTTAATGAAGTTAGGGGTCAGTAGCACTTTACTTCCGACATTAGCTATCCCTAATTTTATCACAGGCGAATTATTTAAAATGGAATATGGTGTTTATCTGTATATCGGTGTGCTTTTATTAGTATTTTGTATTAACATTCGTTGGATGTTTGCTTTACCGATTATAGTGCTTGAGGAGAAAAGCTTTTGGAGAGCGGCTAAAAAGAGTGGGGAAATTGTCAAAAAGAATTTAGGGCGTATTGTTATTGTAGCCCTTTTTACCATTGCGGGGCTTTTCTTATTGTTTTTATCTGTAGATGGGGTTTCTGAACTATTGTACCGACTTTCTACATCAACAAGCAATAGCTACTTGGCTGCTTTAGGAGCGATAGCATATACACATCTCATCTATATCTTTGCCATTTTTTTGACACCATTAATGCTATCCATTATGACTTGGTTTTATATTCGTAAAGCTGGTGAGGAAGAAATTCGAGTAATGGATGATCCTCATGTCTGCCCAGATAAACATCCTACATTTGTAAAAAGACATAAGTACAAATTACTCATTAGCTACATGGCTATCGTGAGTGTGGTTATTATAGCTGTCGTTAACTTTTTGTATGTGTTTCCTGCTTTCGAGCATAAACCAATAACCATGGCACATCGAGGTGCTACGGAAAAAGGGGTAGAAAATACACTGGAAGCCATACAAGGAGCTATTGACGCGCATGCTGACTATGCAGAGATTGATATTTTACAGACGAAAGATAAACAACTCGTTGTTATACATGATATTAATTTGTCTCGGCTTGCAGGCATAAATAAACATGTTTATGAGATGACATTAGCTGAATTAAGAGAAGTCACACTGCAACAAGGAAGATATAGTGGAAAGATTAGTACATTAGACGAAGTCATCAAATTTGCTAAGAATAAAATAAAATTAAACATAGAAGTAAAACTACATGGGTACGAGCAGGAAAAGGATGTTATCACTAGCCTGCTACGCATATTGAAAGAAAATAAATTTGAAACGGAATGTGTTATTCAGTCCTTGCATGATACAGTGGTGTATAACGTAAAGAGAACCAATCCGAATTTACAAGTAGGGTTTGTATTATTTGCTAATCGAACAGGGTTAAAAGACTTACCAGGTGATTTTTTCGTAATGGAGGAATACATGCTGAACAAGTCTGTATTGAAAGAAGCCAAGTCATTAAATAAAGCGGTTTATGTATGGACTGCCAATAGCTATGAATCCATTTATACCTTCTTAAAAATGGGGGTTGATGGGGTTATTACCGATTATCCTGAATATGTTCATGAAGCAATTTGGCAGATTACTCAGGAACATAAACAATACGGTCCATTCAGAGTGGCAACTGAGACGATGGAGTCAATGTTTGAGAAATTTATACGTATAGAGTAG